DNA sequence from the Pedobacter sp. W3I1 genome:
ATCAGCTGATCGTTATCTAACTCTACCAATTTATGTTCCAAATCATTATCAGGATAATTACCCCGGTTAAATTGACCTATTCCAAAACGTGATGAACTTAAGGTTAAGGTTGCGTCGGCAACGTCTATTACATAATAGTATTCTTCTGATTTAGCTGCGCTGAAAATGCTTGCCGGTTTGGTAGGATCCGCTGGCTTAACCTCAACAGGCTTAGCTACAGGAGCAGGCTCTGCTGATTTTACAGTGGCATTATCGGTTACTAAAGGTTTTGTTGGAACGGCAATTGGCGTAGCCTGGCTCACAAAACGTGGTGCATTGGCATCAAAATCGACAAGGGCAACCGGCCTTTGTTTAAATTCCTCGAGGTTTGCTTCAATGTATTTTAAATGATCGCGTACCAGTGGAGTAATAATTTTATCGTTTGGATAAAGTGTGGTAATCTGGTTAAATTCGGTAAGAAGGGAATCAACCTTTGCTGTACGGCCAATAGCAATTGCTTTTAAATAGGCATACTGGGGTGCCAGATCATTATTAGGGAAAGCAGTAATGTTATCGTTAGCCTGTTTTACCACATTTGCATAATCTTTTTTCGCATAGGCATCAAAGGCTACATTGTAATTGTTGATGGCAATGTTCTCCATTTCAGTTTGTTTAGCCGAATAGGATGGATCCAAAATGTTTCTGGCAAAATTAGATTCCGGGAATTTCGTAAGCACCAACTGTTTGTACTGATCTGATTTTGTCTCATCAGCACTTTTATAATTAAGGTATAAACTGTAGTAAATGGCAGCTAAATGATTATTGTCAGGATATCTTTTAATCAATTCCAGGTATATCTTGTTTGCTTCTGGTTTATCGTTCAGTTCCTGTTGATAAAAACTGGCAATTTCGAAATAAGCATCAATAATTTTCTGATCAGATGTTGCTAATAAAGCCGGAGTAGTAGGCAGGCCATCTAAAAACTGTTTTTCTAACGAAGTTTGATCCTGTGCAGTCTGATTGGTTTCTCCATTTGCGGGCTTTATTTCTGTGGCTACATTTCCACCAGCCAGAACCTGATTGGTTTCCTGAGCAGAAGACCGGGTGCTTTGCCTCCAGTTATCTTCCAGCTGCCTGTTGCCCCAACGTTTCTTAAAATCTCCAAAGCCATTGCTTATTGCAGCATTATTGTTAAAATAAAAGGTATTTCCGGCAATTTTGTTCGAAGCATTTAACGATTGATTAGGGAAATCGGGGTCGTTTAAATACTGGTTGCTGATTACTCCTCCAGTATTGCTCACCTCAACTTTCGGTGTTAAATAAGCTTTAACCTTAGCCTCACGCTCGCCTGCCGGAAGTTTAGCAATAGCCTGGGCAGTGTCTTCTTTAGCAATAAGGGTGTACCTATCGGTTAAATATTTCAGGTTATCGGCCTTCTTAACAATGTTGTCGTAATCAGGAAAGTTTTTAGGTAAAATCATTACCGTACTATCGTAGTACAGTTTTGCTTTGATGTAGTTATTAAACTCTTTAAAGTTTAAATCAGCAATTCTTAAATAAGATAATGCCTTTTGATTTTGGTTTCTTGTGCTTTTTAAAATCGATTTATGGTAATTCTCTTCAGCTTTTACAAAGTTTCCTTCAGCAGAGAAAAGCTCTCCAACCTGGTAATAGATCTGATCGGTATAATCGAAATTTTTATCATCTTTTAACAAAGCCAGAAGCTGTTCTTCCTTGTTCAGTTTTACGCCGCTTAACAATGCACGTAGTTTAATGCGGTTTAAATTGGCATGAAAATACATTTCGAAAGGGGCGTTGCTTTTTTCTACTTTGGTAAAGTTAGCATAGGCATCCTGAAGATTCTTTTCTTTTTCCTGCAACTGCGCAAGGATAAAACGCCAGCGTATACGAAGCTGTTTTTCGGCTGGGAGTGCAATTGCCGATTCTAAAAACAGGATGGCTTCCTTATAACGTTTCTGATAAATGCGCATCTGAGCGGCAGTAGCCAAAGGCTCTGCCAGGTCTTTTTTTAATTGATCAGAAGCGCGTAACATGGTGTCGATGATTTTATCGGCAAGTACCATATTGTTTAATTGCATTTGGCTACGTGCTTTCCAGTTCATGGCCATAATGAAAGTTTTCAGGACGCTGTTATAGGTTTTTGCCGTATAATCAAAGTATTCTGAAGCAATAAAATAGTTGCTTTTTAAGTAATTTGCCCTGCCTAAAAGCATATAGGCATCATCAATATAATTACTAAAACTTTTATCGTTGATAACGGTTTGTCCTTTCGTAATTACATCATCAAGCTGTTTATTGGCTATTCCTGGTGTAAGCACCAAATTCACCTGAGGCTCAGGATCGAGGTAAACGGGCAGGGTTTTTTCATAATTATCTGCATAACTTTGCAGTAGGCTTTCATTGTATTCCGTTAGTAAAACATTGGAGTTGTAGATATAGTTATACCTTGCCGTTAAGTTCTGAAACCTACGATCTACTGCTGTATCTTTATTTGCGACACAGCCATATATAAGGAGGACACTAAAAAAGATGAAGAAGGGATTTAAGTGTTTGTTAGCGTAATTTTTCAAGTATGATAAATCTCTTAGTGGATGTACAATAAACAATATATGTAGAAAAATATTTTATTTGGCAACAAATTTTAATTATTCAAAGTTAATTTAATTATTGCATTAAAAAATGGAAAATCCGAAAGAAGAAGATACTAAGAAAAAGGTAAATGCAGCCGCTAAATATTCTGCTATTGGCTTCCAAATGATTGCTACCATTGGTTTGCTTACTTTTGTAGGGTACAAGATCGATGAGCACAGAAACAGTAAAACTAACTTAATTACTGCTGCTTTTGCTTTGGCAGGGGTGGGGATTGCATTATATCAGGCGATTAGGCAGGCCACTAAGCTGTAAGTTTTCAATTGGCAGTTTTCAATTTTCAGTTCCAAACTAACTATGAAACAATTCTTCAATTAACCGATTAACCAGTTCAAACAGTTAACCAGTAAGCCATCCTTACAATATTTCTCTCCTGCACTACTTACTTGATACTAAAAACCTTATCTTTGCAAAAGTTTTTATCTGCTAAGAAATTATACATTGACTCTAGCCAAATTTACCAGTATCTATTTCATTTTCGTAGGCCTATTAATAGGTGTAATTGCCGTTTTACCTGTCGTATTTCCTGATACACAATTGTTCGTAAATAACTTTTGGGTGATGTTTGGCTTTTTGGCCGGTATCACTTATGTGGCTTATATGTTAGTTGATATTGGTGTAAAACGTGATCCTGAAGTTGGTATTATGGCGATTATGGGATCAATTGCAGTGAAGATGATTTTTTGTATGGCTTTTGTATTGATTTACAGTATAAAAGCGAAGGGAATTGGGCTTGTATTTCTGCTTAATTTTTTTTCTTTATATTTATTGTTTACGGCCTTTGAAATTTACTGTTTGTTACGTAACTTGCGCCACCAAAATTTAAAGTAAAAAACTGCCAATAAATGGATTGTAACCGAGTTTTTGTGTCTAAAGTTAAAAGGCTAACTATTGTTTTTGCGCTTTTAATCGCGTTTTTATCTATCAAAATTGATACTTTCGCTCAGGTTGATAGCGCTGTTGTTCCTGTTGATAGTGTTGTGGCCGGATCTGCCGAAGCCGTTTCTGGTGAGCATGGTGCTGCTAAACATGGTGAAGAAAAATTCGAGCCAACTAAAGTGATCATGGAGCACATTGCCGATTCTCATATGTGGCACCTTTGGGGACATACTTCATTACCTCTTCCGGTAATTTTATATACCGCTAACGGTTTAGAGTTTTTCTCTTCTGGTCATTTCCATCATGGTAAACAAGATTATAACGGTAAATACAATAACTATCGTTTAGAGGAAGACCATATTAAAGTGGTTGGCGCTGATGGAAAAATCGACGAGGAAGCAAGTAAATCTGTTTTAGATTTCTCAATTACTAAAAACGTTGCAGCAATGTTCGTTGCTATTTTTGTAATACTTGTAATATTTATTTCAGTGGCAGCTTCCTATCGTAAACGTGTAGGTAAAGCACCAAAAGGTTTACAATCTTTTGTAGAACCAATTATTGTTTTTGTAAGAGACGATATTGCTAAACCGAACATCGGTCATAAATACGCTAAGTTTATGCCTTATTTGTTGACTACGTTTTTCTTCATTTTATTCAACAACTTATTTGGTTTGATTCCAATTTTCCCAGGTGGCGCTAACGTTACGGGTAACATTGCGCTTACTTTTGTAATGGCACTTGGAACTTTAATCATCGTTAATATTAATGGTAACAAATATTACTGGAAACACATTTTTAAACCAGATGTTCCTTTTTGGTTATATCCGATTATGATCCCTGTTGAATTAATTGGTATCATTTCCAAGCCATTTGCTTTAATGGTTCGTTTATTCGCAAACATAACCGCAGGCCACATTATCGTATTAAGTTTAATATCCTTAATTTTTATTTTCGAAACATTGGCTATTGCGCCGGTTTCTGTCGCATTCGTTTTATTTATGGATGTGTTAGAGTTACTGGTAGCATTTTTACAAGCCTTTATTTTTACATTATTAACTGCCTTGTTTATAGGTATGGCAGTAGAAGAGCATCATTAACAGAAAACTATTTTTTACAAATTAATATAAATTAAATTAGTTATGGTAGGTTCAATCGCGGCAATTGGTGCCGGTTTAGCAGTAATCGGTGCAGGTATCGGTATCGGTCAAGTAGGTGGTAAAGCAATGGAAGGTATTGCTCGTCAACCAGAGGCTGCATCAAAAATTCAGACTGCAATGATTATCGCTGCTGCCCTTATTGAGGGTGCTGCTTTATTCGGTGTAGTAGTTGCATTATTAGGCTTAAACGGTTAATAATCACTGAAGAAATTAGGTTGGGTATTTAACGATTGGTTATTTACCCAGCCCTATTAAAAAGATTATTTTTAAAATTAGATAAAATGGAATTAGTAACCCCAAGCATAGGATTGGTTTTTTGGACATCATTGGCATTCATCTGCTTATTGATATTACTTAGAAAATTTGCATGGAAACCTATTTTAGGTGCTATTCACGAACGTGAGCAAAGCATTGATGAGGCACTTAACAAAGCTGAATTGGCCAAACAAGAAATGGCTCGTTTAACCAGCCAGAATCAAGATTTGATGCAGCAAGCTCGTGCAGAACGTGATGAAATTTTGAAGGAAGCTAAAACCTTAAAAGATGGTATCTTAAACGAAGCTAAAAAACAAGCTCAGGTTGAAGGTGCTAAATTGATCGAGAAAGCTAAAATCGAAATCGAGAACCAAAAGAAAGCAGCTTTGGCTGAAGTTAAAGACCAGGTTTCTTCTTTATCGTTAGAGATTGCAGAACGTGTTTTACGTACTCAATTAGATGATAAAACTAAACAAGAAACGCTAGTAGCTAACTTGTTAAAAGACGTTGAATTAAACTAAGCGTATTGCGTAAAGCGATAAGTGTGTTAAACGCCAGCCGCTAAACGCCAACCCAAAAGATATGTCAGAAATTAAAGTTGCAAGCAGATACGCCAAATCATTAATAGACTTAGCCGTTGAAAACAACGACTTAGAAACTTCTTATAATGATATGGTTTTGTTTAAAAAAGTGGTTGATGAAACCCCTGAACTAGAAGCAATATTAAAAAACCCGATTGTACCTTTAGATAAAAAGACTGGTATTTTGAACGGTATTTTTGCTGATAAAGTAAGTAAACTAACCATCTCGTTTTTCAAGATTGTGGTGAGCAAAGGTCGTTCGGCGATTTTATTTGCTACAGCAAAACAGTTTATACAACAATATAACTTAATTAAAGGTATTGTTACTGCTGACGTAACGACTGCAAGTGCATTAAGCCCTGCAGCTAAAGAGCAGATTGTTGCGATTGTAAAAAGAGAATTAAACGCCAACCAGGTTATTGTTAACGAGAAAATTAATGAGAAATTAATTGGTGGTTTTATATTAAAAGTTGGCGATAAGCAATTTGATGCAAGTATTGCCAGCGGTTTAAGTAAACTTAAAAAAGAATTTGCGCAGTAAGCGCGGAGTTATAAGCTATTGCTAGGCATAGGCGACTAAAACGCCAACCGCCCTGCGCTATGCACAAAACAAAAATTGCGATAAGCGGATGGCGAATAAATGCCAGGCGCCTTGCGCTAAGCACTAAACATTTACAAAAAGATATAAAGTAAAATTATGGTAGAGGTAAGACCAGACGAAGTATCGGCAATTATCAGACAGCAATTGGCGGGCTTCAAATCAGAAACCGAACTGGAAGAAGTTGGTACCGTGCTGCAAGTGGGCGATGGTATTGCCCGTGTTTACGGTTTAACTAAAGTTCAATCGGGAGAATTAGTTGAATTTGCAAACGGCCTGCAAGGTATTGTATTAAACCTTGAAGAAGATAACGTTGGTGTGGTACTTTTGGGTGCTTCTGACGAGATCAAAGAAGGTGATACGATTAAACGTACAAAAAAAATTGCCTCTATTAAAGTTGGTGAAGGTATGCTTGGGCGCGTAGTGAACACTTTAGGTGAGCCTTTAGATGGTAAAGGACCAATCTTAGGTGAAACTTACGAGATGCCTTTAGAGCGTAAAGCACCAGGTGTAATTTATCGTCAACCGGTAAATGAGCCTTTACAAACTGGTATTAAAGCAATCGATGCAATGATTCCAATCGGTCGTGGTCAACGTGAGTTGGTTATTGGCGATCGTCAGATTGGTAAAACTGCTGTTTGTATCGATACCATTATTAACCAAAAAGAATTTTATGAAGCAGGCCAGCCTGTGTTCTGTATTTATGTTGCTATCGGTCAGAAAAACTCTACTGTAGCTAACATTGTACGTACATTAGAAGAAAACGGCGCTTTACCATATACAGTTGTTGTTGCTGCTTCGGCTGCAGATCCTGCTCCAATGCAGTTTTATGCTCCGTTTGCAGGTGCTGCAATTGGCGAGTTTTTCCGTGATACAGGTAGACCAGCTTTAATTGTTTATGATGATTTATCTAAACAAGCTGTTGCTTACCGTGAAGTATCTTTATTACTTCGTCGTCCACCGGGCCGTGAAGCTTATCCAGGTGACGTTTTCTACTTACACAGTCGTTTGTTAGAAAGAGCTGCGAAAATCAACTCTAATGATGATATCGCTAAAGCAATGAACGATCTACCTGAATCTATCAGACATATCGTTAAAGGTGGTGGTTCATTAACTGCATTACCAATTATCGAAACTCAGGCAGGTGACGTATCAGCATATATCCCAACCAACGTAATCTCGATTACTGATGGTCAGATCTTCTTAGAGTCGAACTTGTTCAACTCAGGTATCCGTCCGGCAATTAACGTAGGTATCTCGGTATCACGTGTAGGTGGTAATGCGCAGATCAAATCGATGAAAAAAGTAGCAGGTACATTAAAATTAGACCAGGCTCAATACCGTGAGTTAGAGGCTTTCTCTAAATTCGGTTCTGATTTAGATGCTGCAACGAAATCGGTTTTAGATAAGGGTGCACGTAACGTACAAATGTTAAAACAAGCTCAGTTTACTCCTTTTACAGTTGAAAAACAAGTGGCTATTGTTTATGCAGGTACTAAAAACTTAATGCGTAGCGTACCGGTTGATAAAGTAAAAGAATTCGAAACTGAATATTTAACTCAATTGGAAATGCGTCATCCAGAAACTTTAGCGGCATTAAAAGCTGGTAAATTTGATGATACCATTACTGGCGTTTTAGATACAGTAGCAAAAGAGATTTCAAGTAAATACTAATTAGATACAAGTAGCGGGTATCAAGTATCAATATAGGTGAACAACCCAATCTTGGTACTTGATACTTAATACTCGATACTTAAAAAATGGCTAATTTAAAAGAAGTAAGAAACCGGATTGCATCGGTACAATCAACACAGCAGATTACCAAAGCTATGAAAATGGTTTCGGCTGCCAAGTTGAAACGTGCTACCAATGCAATTATCGCTTTACGTCCTTATGCAACTAAACTGAAAGAGATTTTAAGTAATCTATCAGCAAGTTTAGAAGGGTCTTCATCGCCTTTTATACAAGAGCGTGAACCTAATAAGGTTTTAATTGTAACAGTATCATCTAACCGTGGTTTGGCTGGTGCTTTTAACATGAACGTGATTAAAGCGGCCAACAATTTAATTGCTGAGAAATATAGCGAACAGTTGAAAAACGGTAATGTAAGTATTATTTCTATCGGTAAGAAAACTCAGGATTTTTACGAAAAACGTAATTATAACGTAATCGGTAATAATAATGAAGTGTATGCTGCTTTAACTTTCGAAAACGTAACCAAAATTACCGATGCCATTATGGCCGGTTTTATTAAAGGTGAGTTTGATAAAGTGGAGGTTGTTTACAATCGTTTTAAAAATGCAGCCGTTCAATTTATTACTACTGAGCAGTTGTTGCCTTTACCAAAAGCAGAAGAAACAAAGGTTGAAACTAAAACCACCAATGTTGATTACATTCTAGAACCTTCGCAGGAAGAGATTGTAGAACAATTGATTCCTAAATCTGTTAAAATTCAGTTATACAAAGCCGTTTTAGATTCTCACGCTTCTGAGCACGGTGCACGTATGACATCAATGGATAAAGCAACTGAAAACGCTGGAGAGTTGTTGAAAGCCTTAAAACTTTCGTACAACCAGGCACGTCAGGCAGCAATTACAACTGAGTTAACTGAGATTGTAAGTGGTGCAGCAGCATTAAACGGATAGTTATTGAGTCTAAAGTCGCAAGTCCTTAGTCCTCAGTCAAATAATAAAAAGCCCATTTCTGAATTGAAATGGGCTTTTTTGTGATCCATTGCTAGCCTAATCCAAAATTATTATGTTCTTTATGGATTGTAATCCAAAATTATTATGTTTTTTATGGATTGTAATCCAAAATTATTATACTTTTGTATTATAATAATTGGCCATGATTATAAGAAAACAGTTGGATTATGCTTTTGCAAGGCTTTTTAAAGGAAAAGCTTTTATCATATTTGGCCCAAGGCAAACAGGCAAAACTACTTTTGTTGAACAATTGTTGGCTAGAGTGGATAAAAAGACTTTATACCTCAATGGAGACGATGCAGATGTGAGGGAAACGCTGGCTAAACCTAACGCCACGCAGATTGCGCAAATGCTTGGTGATTATGAGGTTCTTTTTATAGATGAAGCCCAACGTATAAATGATGTAGGTTTATTGATTAAAATTATTGTAGACCGTTTTAAAAGCGTTCAGGTCATCGCTACAGGTTCATCAGCTTTTGAGTTATCAGGTAAAATTAATGAACCTTTAACGGGACGGAAATACGAGATGATGCTATTGCCTTTTTCATATGCCGAATTGGTAAACGATACCGACTTCCTTACTGAAGAAAGATCACTGGAGCAGCGCTTGATTTACGGTTCTTATCCCGAAATAATTAATGATCCGCATAATGCTGAAGAACATTTAAAACTACTTGCAGATAGTTATTTATATAAAGATCTATTTGCTTTAGAAGAAGTTAAAAAGCCCTTACTGTTCGAAAAAATAGTAAAGGCTTTGGCTTTGCAGATCGGTAGCGAGGTTAATTTCTCTGAACTGGCGCAGCTGGTTAAAGCAGATCAAAAAACGGTAGATAAATACATCAATTTGCTCGAAAAGTCCTTTGTGATTTTTACTTTACCGGCCTTTGCAGGTAATGTGCGAAATGAAATCAAAAAGAATAAGAAAATCTATTTTTATGATACCGGCATTGTAAACGCCATTACGCGGAATTTTAACCCAATAGCTAACAGAAATGATGTTGGTGCATTGTTTGAAAATTATATGATTGCTGAGCGGATAAAGTTTTTGCATCAGCATCAAATGGAAGCAGATTGCTTTTTTTGGCGCACTACACAGCAGCAAGAAATTGATTATATTGAAAAAACGAAAGGGAAATTTTTAGCTGTTGAGTTTAAATGGAGCGAAAGAGGTAAAAATAAAATCCCTGTAACTTTTACGCAAGCTTATCCGGAAGCAGAAACGCTAATCTTATCAAAATCGGAAAGAGGAAGTTTTTTGAATGGTTAATTGTTTTGGCAATGAAACAGAGAAGTCCACTCCTTAAATTGAAGTGGACTTTTTTATTTTATAATGGGTATTAATTATTTTAGTATACTTAGTCTTAAATATCCATTTTCTATTTTCAGCTGTTTTTTATTTTCATCAAAAACATTTAGATTGAATTTAGCTTCTAACAGATAATCTAATTTTCGTTTTTTTAAACTAATAATTTCAAATTTCGAGCCATTTTGATCACTTTGTGTAACAGATGCCTGTTTCCCTAAATCCGATTGACTATATGATTTAAATACTCCTTGTTGGTTGATTAGTGTAAATGCAATTCCAGAAGTAGAATTGCTTCTATAAAACTCAGTTGAATATTTATATAAACCAGGAGAAAATATATTTGTTTTGTTTTTTGGATAATTTAGATGTCCGCCATTATTTTCATTTGTAAATTCTGTTTCATTTTTGTTGTATATTTTTACAAATGAAATTGCAATGTTAGTATAGGGAGCTCTAATGCTATATTCTCTTACAAATAGTAGAGAATCTTTGTCTCCTTCTAATTGATAATTGAAGTTTACTCCAGAGGTAATTTTAAGATTTGATTGTGTCGTATAAGTCCAGTTCTTTTCAATACCAATAGCATTATAGGTTTTTCCATCAATAGAGTACGATGCTGAATCTTTAAGTAATTCTAATGCGTTTTTTGGTTCAATAATCGGGTTATCTTTCTTGCAGGCCGCAAAGAAAAATAGGGCAATAGCTACCCCTAGTAAGTGTTTAAATTTCATAGTAATTGATTTTATTTGTGTGTACCCAAAACTAATAAATTTCTATAACTAAAAAATTAATAGATTAAATTATTCGAGATTTTTTGTTGTGTATTTATCTGATATGATTTAAATGATGTTTAGATGAATGCTGCATTACAGGAGTTTAATATCTTTGAGCCTTAATTCCAAATCATGAAAAAATACCTGTTCATCATTATATCATTTTTGCTACCACTTGTAGCTGCAGCTCAAAATCCAGCGAGAGATTATACCAATGCTGTGCTTTGGCAGCAAACTTCGGGCGAGTATAGGGCCTTATGTTTTCAGGCCTATAACTTTGCCCGTTTATCATTAAAAGAAGCATTATGGGCCGATACCAGCAAAAAGCCAAATTGTGTGATTGTTGATATTGACGAAACCGTGTTAGATAATTCTGCTTTTCAAGGCTATGAAATTAAAAAAGGTTTAAGCTACAATCCTGCAGATTGGACAGAATGGACAAATCTGGCTCAGGCCGATACCGTTCCGGGTGCTTTGGCTTTTTTAAAGTTTGCAGCATCAAAGCATATCGAAATTTTTTATGTGAGTAACCGCGATGAAAAGGATTATGCAGCAACGCTGAAAAACCTGCAGCACTTTGGATTTCCTTTTGCTGATGATGCGCATTTAGTGGTTTCGAAAGGAACCTCCAATAAAGAGCCCCGCCGCCAAAAAATTAATGAAACGCATAATATTCTCCTGTTATGTGGCGATAATTTAAGCGATTTCAGTAATGTTTTTTATCGCGAAAATAAAAATACCTTTGAACAGGTAAACGCAAATCAGAACCTATTTGGAGCAAAGTATATCGTATTACCAAACCCAATGTACGGCGATTGGGAAAAGCCTTTGTATCAGGGAGAAAAACTCAGTGATAAAGATAAAGCAAAACAAAGATTTGAACGATTAAAAAGTTACTAAGTTTTATAATTATTCAGCAATAAGTATTACTTTTGCAGCATCATAAAAATAAACATTATGGAGAACAACGAATTAAAGCACAATACAGAAAGTATGAAAACGGCTAACCAGCCAGGAATTTATAAATTAATGATTTTTGGTGTACTGGTTTGCATGGTGGGTACTTACGCACGTTTCGCTTACGATTCGTGGCAAGTATCTTTAGCATCCTGGATTGTTTTGTTCATCGGTGCAATTATTGCCATTAAAGGGGTATTCAAAATATTAGACGCATAAGTCAATTGCGATCAAGATATAAAAGCCGGTCATATTCATTCATGATCGGCTTTTTTGTTTTTAAACAAACCTATCAGGTTTCAAAAACCTGATAGGTTTAAGTAGAATTAGCGAGTCTTTTTTTTGAAAGCAGTTTCCTGTGGGCATCGGTTCCGAAGCCCTGCCATCCGCTTTACCTCTCTACGTTTGTTGCCCGCTCCTGGCAGGTTTAAGTTACTTAGGCAGACCTTTCTATCCTAAACCCGACAGCCGCGGCAGCTCCCGACTTTTCGTCGTGACTAAAGCAAATGGCGGGGCTGTTGTAACCCAACCGCTTCTGTATTTGCTTTCCAAAAAAAAATAAAATGTTGTTTGGATATTAATAGCTGTTTTGCTGAAAATGTAGCTTTCTTTTTTGAAAAGCAGGTTCCTGTGGGCATCGGTTCCGAAAGCCCTGCCATTCGCTTTACCTCTCTACGTTCGGTGCCCGCTCCTGTCAGGTTTAAGTTACTTAGGCAGACCTTTCTATTCTAAACCCGACAGCCTAATCGCTTTTGTATTTGCTTTCCAAAAAAATAAAAATATTGTTTGGATATTAATAGCTGTTTTGCTGAAAATGTAGCTTTCTTTTTTGAAAAGCAGATTCCTGTGGGCATCGGTTCCGAAAGTCCTGCCATCCGCTTTACCTCTCTACGTTCGGTGCCCGCTCCTGTCAGGTTTAAGTTACTTAGGCAGACCTTTCTATCCTAAACCCGACAGCCGCGGCAGCTCCCGACTTTTCGTCGGGACTAAAGCAAATGGCGGGGCTGTTATAACCCAACCGCTTCTGGATTTGCTTTCCAAAAAAATAAAATGTTGTTTCAGATCTAATGGGCTATTGCTGAA
Encoded proteins:
- the atpH gene encoding ATP synthase F1 subunit delta: MSEIKVASRYAKSLIDLAVENNDLETSYNDMVLFKKVVDETPELEAILKNPIVPLDKKTGILNGIFADKVSKLTISFFKIVVSKGRSAILFATAKQFIQQYNLIKGIVTADVTTASALSPAAKEQIVAIVKRELNANQVIVNEKINEKLIGGFILKVGDKQFDASIASGLSKLKKEFAQ
- a CDS encoding gliding motility protein, which codes for MKNYANKHLNPFFIFFSVLLIYGCVANKDTAVDRRFQNLTARYNYIYNSNVLLTEYNESLLQSYADNYEKTLPVYLDPEPQVNLVLTPGIANKQLDDVITKGQTVINDKSFSNYIDDAYMLLGRANYLKSNYFIASEYFDYTAKTYNSVLKTFIMAMNWKARSQMQLNNMVLADKIIDTMLRASDQLKKDLAEPLATAAQMRIYQKRYKEAILFLESAIALPAEKQLRIRWRFILAQLQEKEKNLQDAYANFTKVEKSNAPFEMYFHANLNRIKLRALLSGVKLNKEEQLLALLKDDKNFDYTDQIYYQVGELFSAEGNFVKAEENYHKSILKSTRNQNQKALSYLRIADLNFKEFNNYIKAKLYYDSTVMILPKNFPDYDNIVKKADNLKYLTDRYTLIAKEDTAQAIAKLPAGEREAKVKAYLTPKVEVSNTGGVISNQYLNDPDFPNQSLNASNKIAGNTFYFNNNAAISNGFGDFKKRWGNRQLEDNWRQSTRSSAQETNQVLAGGNVATEIKPANGETNQTAQDQTSLEKQFLDGLPTTPALLATSDQKIIDAYFEIASFYQQELNDKPEANKIYLELIKRYPDNNHLAAIYYSLYLNYKSADETKSDQYKQLVLTKFPESNFARNILDPSYSAKQTEMENIAINNYNVAFDAYAKKDYANVVKQANDNITAFPNNDLAPQYAYLKAIAIGRTAKVDSLLTEFNQITTLYPNDKIITPLVRDHLKYIEANLEEFKQRPVALVDFDANAPRFVSQATPIAVPTKPLVTDNATVKSAEPAPVAKPVEVKPADPTKPASIFSAAKSEEYYYVIDVADATLTLSSSRFGIGQFNRGNYPDNDLEHKLVELDNDQLIYITSFIDLEDAKLYESSITGQLKNIMKVPANLYKGFIISKENFEKLTDRSRINEYLEFLKDNYK
- a CDS encoding F0F1 ATP synthase subunit B translates to MELVTPSIGLVFWTSLAFICLLILLRKFAWKPILGAIHEREQSIDEALNKAELAKQEMARLTSQNQDLMQQARAERDEILKEAKTLKDGILNEAKKQAQVEGAKLIEKAKIEIENQKKAALAEVKDQVSSLSLEIAERVLRTQLDDKTKQETLVANLLKDVELN
- the atpG gene encoding ATP synthase F1 subunit gamma; this translates as MANLKEVRNRIASVQSTQQITKAMKMVSAAKLKRATNAIIALRPYATKLKEILSNLSASLEGSSSPFIQEREPNKVLIVTVSSNRGLAGAFNMNVIKAANNLIAEKYSEQLKNGNVSIISIGKKTQDFYEKRNYNVIGNNNEVYAALTFENVTKITDAIMAGFIKGEFDKVEVVYNRFKNAAVQFITTEQLLPLPKAEETKVETKTTNVDYILEPSQEEIVEQLIPKSVKIQLYKAVLDSHASEHGARMTSMDKATENAGELLKALKLSYNQARQAAITTELTEIVSGAAALNG
- the atpE gene encoding ATP synthase F0 subunit C: MVGSIAAIGAGLAVIGAGIGIGQVGGKAMEGIARQPEAASKIQTAMIIAAALIEGAALFGVVVALLGLNG
- a CDS encoding AtpZ/AtpI family protein is translated as MENPKEEDTKKKVNAAAKYSAIGFQMIATIGLLTFVGYKIDEHRNSKTNLITAAFALAGVGIALYQAIRQATKL
- the atpB gene encoding F0F1 ATP synthase subunit A, which encodes MDCNRVFVSKVKRLTIVFALLIAFLSIKIDTFAQVDSAVVPVDSVVAGSAEAVSGEHGAAKHGEEKFEPTKVIMEHIADSHMWHLWGHTSLPLPVILYTANGLEFFSSGHFHHGKQDYNGKYNNYRLEEDHIKVVGADGKIDEEASKSVLDFSITKNVAAMFVAIFVILVIFISVAASYRKRVGKAPKGLQSFVEPIIVFVRDDIAKPNIGHKYAKFMPYLLTTFFFILFNNLFGLIPIFPGGANVTGNIALTFVMALGTLIIVNINGNKYYWKHIFKPDVPFWLYPIMIPVELIGIISKPFALMVRLFANITAGHIIVLSLISLIFIFETLAIAPVSVAFVLFMDVLELLVAFLQAFIFTLLTALFIGMAVEEHH
- the atpA gene encoding F0F1 ATP synthase subunit alpha, which produces MVEVRPDEVSAIIRQQLAGFKSETELEEVGTVLQVGDGIARVYGLTKVQSGELVEFANGLQGIVLNLEEDNVGVVLLGASDEIKEGDTIKRTKKIASIKVGEGMLGRVVNTLGEPLDGKGPILGETYEMPLERKAPGVIYRQPVNEPLQTGIKAIDAMIPIGRGQRELVIGDRQIGKTAVCIDTIINQKEFYEAGQPVFCIYVAIGQKNSTVANIVRTLEENGALPYTVVVAASAADPAPMQFYAPFAGAAIGEFFRDTGRPALIVYDDLSKQAVAYREVSLLLRRPPGREAYPGDVFYLHSRLLERAAKINSNDDIAKAMNDLPESIRHIVKGGGSLTALPIIETQAGDVSAYIPTNVISITDGQIFLESNLFNSGIRPAINVGISVSRVGGNAQIKSMKKVAGTLKLDQAQYRELEAFSKFGSDLDAATKSVLDKGARNVQMLKQAQFTPFTVEKQVAIVYAGTKNLMRSVPVDKVKEFETEYLTQLEMRHPETLAALKAGKFDDTITGVLDTVAKEISSKY